Below is a window of Plutella xylostella chromosome 15, ilPluXylo3.1, whole genome shotgun sequence DNA.
gaattatgcttcctcaatttcaaatcaaattatgttggtgtcataaaagttgaaaaagtgcaatgacaaccaatgtgcagtgattttgtatctgtacacgataagatcgcgagctgtcagtgctgcctaaaccgacgtgacccttctttggaggccagcggccaactgagtcaaacgtcacttgtgtttatgattttataacacagaaagccgccatagatatttgtatgaagatttgagggaaaaaaattgctcaagtttgggattaatttacacaaaataagtgtgtgtttattaaaaaacaaggtatttagcgcctagtccaagcctttaactttataatatgataaaaatcatatgaaaattcttaataattacgacacagttgttacaatacgggagtgtgattgactggtttttcttgatattctgaaattaatttacagttatccataatcatttacttaaattcgaatgattcagcacctagctagactcttcaactacctgtgtgatttttttcaaggctgtagagcatcatttactacataattctatgacaatgccaaccctcgattccctattgcagacccttaaacATAACACCTTATTGCTAAGAGTAATAAGCCTGCCTTACTGTTACTTCTTTGGGGCGGTGGGTACTTAATTATCTCTTTTGTTGagtatacttatatttatgtataatataaaatattattagttattacattaattaaataaataatattgaggATTATAAATACCTGTATGACCACAGCATCTCTGTCTCCCTTTTTGTAAGGTTTGAACTTGACGCACGAAGACCGAGCCAGGTCTTCTATACCGTCCATGATGGCTTGCACTTGCCCACTCGCTGAaaacatcataatattacGATTAAGCtacatagttaggtacttacttactgttATATGTAGATAGAAGATGATgaattataggtagatatacaTATCTCTGTGAGCTACATAAAACATTGTTTTAGATATAAGTATTGTGATCAAGAGGTAAGAAACATGTAACTATAATAAGTAGCTTGAAAAACTCATGATGTCTGTGGCAAAAATGAGTTAAGCTGAATAAGGATAGTTTGtatcatagaataactaagtacttagttattctatggttTGTATGAAGCAAAAAAGTTACTGTAACATACCTACAGACGCACGCACCAACAGGTATGAcgaatatttacttataaataaaagataacttaCTAAAGTGCTCCCTCTGTATGTAGTAGATGACTTCGTTATTGGGCCACCGCTTGGTGCTATCCTTGAGCCCGTTCCTAGCCAGTCCTTCAGCGACATCTTCCACGATCAGCCGTCTCTGTCGCTCGTTCAGGATGAGGTCACCCTCGAACTTGCCGCTCTCCTCCCACGCGTTGTCTGACACCTCCTCATGTTCGTCGGATGAGTGGAAACCGCCTGGAAACCGTTTAAAGTCAGTATAGGTAGATCTATCCAAGACCTATCTAATGACAACTGTCgttatttagttagtgtaagtacctagttaatggttttaaaaagGACCTGCATTTGGTGGTTTTCTTCTCAAATTACCACTCCTAGCCTTGCTGCGGTCCGTTGTAGATAGTAGAGCCACCCAAATACAGCAGATCACTACTATCTTCACTTTTGCACCTTGTCAAATTAACGAACAACCTCGCctgttcattcattcaaacattaaCGTTTTGTGAGTTTGATAAGGTTCTACTAATGAAGCTGACCgtactacctacatacctacaaatTTTCACTTTATCTATCACTATGAACACAGTTGTGTGCATACCAAACATACAAACACATACCGATGTCGAtactatttaatttacataattactttGGTCCTCACGTGTTGAGTATTCAGGCCGTGTCCTGGTGCGGTGATAGTGCGGGTACATCTCACTTTCAAAATGATTGCAGTCAAAGTTTAATCTCTACATTCAGCTAATAATGTTGTACAGATGTTGTAAaggttctttttttttctgaatGTTTTGTCTTCGTATATAGAATGTTGGTAATATGAACTGCTGAGCGGATGGCCGttacaattaaaaattaaaacttaagaAAGAATTCAGTCAAATAAGCGGACTTACCTTTTAAATTCTGATCCAAAGCCGAAGATCGTTTCAAGAAATCGCTAAATTCCTCTAATTCGCTCTTGGACATCCCATAACACTTAACTACACtcaaaaacaacaataacacGGTTAACTGCGTCATTTTAATTAACGTTAAACTTAAATCCTATGAACATTGAGGTACTGCGTAACGCACATGTGTTTATCTATCGCTTTCTCTGTGAGTTCACACGTCGCGACAGTATGTGTGTCATTTTACTGTCTATTGTTTATAAAGTCGTCATTTTTTGGCGCGGTTCCGTTCCGGCGGCAATCGATGGTTTATTGTCTCAAACGAAACGCATTAAGGCGGCACGGGATTTAATATAGCTTTAGATACGACCATTTCGCAAGGCTGAGCTGGGCAACTGGCGGGCCGGCTCTTGCGACAGTCTTTCCGAGCCATTTCGCACGTTTACTTACCTATCATAATCCGTGCAACGGCGGACTTATTGCTAAATGTGCCGCCCGACTTCATTTTTCGTTTCATAGATTTCCGATTTCGATTCCGACAACAATAACTTAATTTTCACTGTTTGTAATAGTGATTGGATCAATTGAAAGGGGTATTCTGTAAGATGTGGATACGAAAAATTGTGCAGgttgtaattatttataggTCTATTTTGATGCGATGTAATAATTATGGTTTATCTACCTACACCTACTTTACGTAATACCTTTTCtctacatacctatataatacCAACATTTACAAGATAATTTTAGAGCTACATCGACTTTTAgaatgaaaaattataacatgCAGTAGGTAAGAATGGTATTGTGTATTTTGATAATCTATTATGAGAAAACCCTTTctttgaaaaaacaaaatgaaagaaaatatagtACTTTCTATGTTAGatgtagtaataaaaaagGTGTGAAACTTGCTTGAACTTCACTCAACGCCCTTGGCGTGTCTGCGGACAAAATGTCTAATCAACCGAAACATTAGATTATGCCGaatcttaaaaataagaaaaaaacagtCTTGCTTACCGCAACCTTTtcgatttaattttgatacaAAATCTGGTAAGAAATTATAATTGGAAATGGTCGAAATATTATAGAAATGCTTCTGTGACATGGCACAAAGCTTATTAAACTTGTAAAGACTGCTGTTAAGCAACTTTAAACTTAATTACTAACTTTCTATAGGTAATCCTTTATCGGTTTCATTAATATTCAACTTTAACTACTTTCTCCGAAAAACCTGACTGCATTAACCGGGTTATCCACTTCCTTTTACGAGTTCAATTAATTTATGGAATGAAAGTTCTGACATAATGTTTTGTTGGTGTAGAGCTGACTGTTATATACCGCGCCGCTGTAGCGAGGGTCTCAGGTTCAATTGCCATTCAGGACTCTAACTTCGTACCAACAGAAAGTAGCACTATGCTtccctcaaaaataaaataagggaAGAGGACAATAGGTAAAATAATCGCCCGTTAAAattctctattatctattattttaatcaCCATCTATAAACTACAGATCTATcaatatgtatataaataaaaagttttctgaGAACtcacaaaaaaactaaataatagaGGGCGTTATAGTGGCGATGGCAGAAGTACTACACACGTTTTCTGACACCTCTTAAAAAGTTAAGAGGTGTCAGAAAACTCCccattatttatatgaaaactGAAAAGTCTTTCCTCTGCATCACGAGTGTCGCTGCTCGCAGTACATGCGGTTCAGCTTGAGCACGTCGCTTTCGGACATGCCCACGCGCTGACCAATGATCGCGTTCTCCTaaaaaatatcacaatatttttagtaagtatatacacAAAATTCGTGAGAATACCTTCACGTCTACTTATAGTGGTGAATCCAACCCCCAGGctaccagcgtggtgggaaatggtgcAAGCTTTAGATTTAGTTTATACCTAGGTGATATGCACAAAAGTTTAATTCGTGTCAATTTCCTGGCTCTACATAATACGTATAGATTATACCTGCTACAGGTAGAAGAGCTTACCCTTAAAACAATGATAGTGTCCTCCCCGTTCTTAGAGAACGCTTTGGCGGGGTAGTGCATGACGCTACCGTAGTCGTACTCGACGCCGAAATTCGTCACCGTGTCACTATTGTACTTGTAGAAGTTGTGACGACATTctaagagagagagagagaaatgAAATAGCTGAATTCATCGATATGTTAGTGTTAATACTACTTATTTACAGCCAAAAAGCTGACCAACGCCTTTCGCATTAACATAACTACCTacaactattttttttcattatttaatctTACCTAGTAGCATAGACTAATACTAGTAGGTAAGGATATCTTCTTTGGTATGCCTACTCGAGAGAGGCCTGTGTCCAGCAGCGGCCTGCGGTAATACTATTCAAATAACCACCTGCAGTTCATCTGTGTATAAGTACAAACATTAACGCAAAAACATAAGTACCCACCTTCCCAAATGTTCTCTAACACGATCTTAACATACTCGTCTCTGTTGTAAGTGCTCTGCATGTGGTGGAAGCCGAGGGTATGGAGCAGCTCGTGTACGATGGTGCCGTGTCTGAAGCAGCCCTTCTCTTCGTTGTGAAAGTTCAGCCGGTTCTGGTGGACGCCATTATCATCCTTGGGTTTGTAGCCCACGCCTGAGGAACAGCCGGGATTGGAGCCCTGCgtgttgttattattattacaggcTTCCTATAAATTGTGCCGCATCTCTCACGCCAACTGCGCACAAACCTCTTCCCAATAAAATGACGCTGCAACAATCACCTGATCAAAATGTCGTGAACAATGATAATGTATAAACCATCGAGTTCTCGAGTGCAGACGTAGCTTAGGGGCATGGCAAGCGTAGGGGGCCTCTGTTCTGTTGGACCGACGACTTTGGACAGATGGCCGGTGGAGACTGGATATGGGGGCATCGCGGTGGACTGCTGGGGCGGCCGCGGGGACGCGTGGCAGCGGGATTCTAATCTAtctttaggtacctacctatatagttACTAGGTATAGGGTAATAGGGTAAAAATTCTTACCTGAATAATTACCGAGTATTCTTCACTATGCTTCCTCGGACGAAATTTGATGCACGATTTGTTAGCGATGTCCTGCATGCCATCTTCGATCATTTTCACTTGGTCTTCGTCTGTTTGAAACAAAATAGTAAATAGGTGGGTAtctactatatttatttatttaataaaataagtaatcctttattgcacaaatataaacataagtgtacaaagaGTGGTGGTGGGAGCGGTTCAAATCCCGGTGCTGACATGACATGtgccaatgagttctttgaatttaagtacaaagtATACTATCGCTATttcggtgaaggaaaacatcgtgaggaaacctgcatatctggatttagcacatctagatatgtgaacccatcaacccgcagtggaccaaagcgtggtgggaaatggtccaagcttaggaaggcagtataGACCTAGGGGATTTGCACAAAggtccactcgagagagccaggtgcaggtactgacacccccacagagaatataatagaagaGAGGGGTATAATTTTTTACCAGTCAAGtatagtacttatagtaatatgaaaaaaacgcaTTCCAATGGTTTCCTTTCGACGAACCCTAACTGGCCAAAATATGTTAGTACCCTGATTTCTGATTGGAGACTCGATACCATGAACTACAACTAACCGAAGTCACCCTCTACAATATGGTACACGACGGTACGGTTCGGCCATCGGGATTGGGGATCCGTGAGTCCGTTCCTCGTCGTTTTAGCTTCGGTGATGCGCCGCATCTGTTCCGCCGTCATCATCATATCGCCTTCGTAGTAGTAGCCAAGCTCACCCAAGTCTTTGCCGGCTAGAATTTGAGCACATCCTGCAATATATAAATAACGAATGAATTACGAAGTTTGTACAGATACATAGTTGGACGATTAATTCTCAAAGAATTcgtttattaaaatgttcacTCGTTTCGTAGCTATTACGCCACAAACATTGTCTTCTTGGGTGATAATGGGTTTAAAACAATGCTATATTTTTCAACTTCAACAATAactatttataggtacttactatcaTTCATCACAGGCGCCGCTATAGCAAATGCAGCACAAACTAACAATACGATAACCTGATGCATTTCTACGAGTCTCCCACCAATCTGCATCACTCTTGGGAAACTACTGCTGACTACAGCAAGATACAAGTAGCCCCCTTTTAAATGTTCTGCTACTCATCAATTGGTTTATCTctaaacaatacatttaatctAAACCTGCTGTGTTCCCGCCGTGAAGGcgataataagtacctagctaAATAGGTAATACGTGCCATGGATACATGCACGGCATATTTACTGCATTGCTCTAAAACCCCATGACTCGGTTATGAATGGTGGACTTTGtgttcaaagtcaaagtcaaatggtttaatcgacgtaaaattttacaattatttgtcgatagtcatctaccaccatttcacaaaggccccgtcattgaggaggaaagaaatggcgaaagaaactcctcgagcatcttttcaactttttgcttatatctattagtaaaaattataatcaatttttacttatatctagttagtacaattttacttaagtaggtacctatatccatttcattttttcaatagccttagctgaggtggacaagaccatgcgtttttgtcgtttaaataatcatttatactataataagctttactacataatgtagctttaacataattcttaaatttattgcttcatttgataatttattataaaagcgtatatacaatacagttccccatgaatgatgtgtttgttttcgaaagtctgagtgtggggtaaagcaacttatttttgtttctggtctcaataccgtgagtggctcctactttactaaatgaatttaagtttttacgaacgaataatattttcataaatatattggCATGGTTCTTTTTAGAGTTCCCTTTCCCAAAGTGGAGATTCGGAACTTTTATACCATCActtatttgtatgtatgtctgtCAATCACTTCTAAATGGCTAGAGAAAATAGCATAAGTACTATAGTTTGTTTATCAAATGGCCAGAATCTACACAATTTTTGTGACTGTTTCAGCCAGGTGAACCAATGACTTACTTATCTTGTATATTATGCACTTTTGTACATTCTAGTAAATTATTATGGCACGGAAAAGACTTGTTTTGTCCTTCAAAGTATATTTAGCGCCCTCGCTACCACgactttattaaaatttgactACCTAGTTGGTTAACAATGTATACTTAATAAGTCGCTTTTTCAACAATAGAGGTtcgtacagtgccacaaacttatctgttccggtgacagctcacgtaaatgtgtaatatttcttcactctataagattttaagtttgccagtagtggtaattcgctcttgtggtttcaataaacccatcttatctatatcaatatataattcattagtatataatgagatatggatcaatttagttcgctctcaccggaacagataagtttgtcgcactatagtTACTGGTACTCTTAGCAATCCAAGTCATTGACCCCAAATCAAAACCCCttaaaagattaaataaaGGATTGCACTATCAGTCTTCATACTAACTGCATCGACATAGTACCTAATATGTAATTGCCTACTCGCTTCTTTTAATCGGTTTGAAAACCTATTCAGATAACAACACTCACTCAAAGGATCAAATTTTATAAAGTCGTTCGTTCattcaaacaataattttgtttttgttgagGTTTCAGTAAACTTATATGAAAAGTCTTTCCTCTGCATCACGAGTGTCGCTGCTCGCAGTACATGCGGTTCAGCTTTAGCACGTCGCTTTCGGACATGCCCACGCGCTGCCCAATGGTCGCATTCGCCTaaaaaatatcacaatatttctaaaatataGGCAAATTTCTTGAGAAAACCTTCACCTCTACTTAGATTGGTGAATCCAACCCCCAGTCTaacagcgtggtgggaaattgTGCAAGCTTTAGAAGGCAGTTGATAGGTACCTTGGTGATAAGCACAAAAGTTTAATTTGTGTGAATTTTCTGGCTCTACATAATACGTATCTATAGAATACAGATAGAAGAGCTTACCATTAAAACGATGATAGTGTCCTCCCCGTTCTTAGAGAATGCGTCGGCCGGGTAGTGCATGACGCTAGCGTAGTCGTACTCGACGCCGAAGTCCGTCACCGTGTCGTTATTGTACTTTTCGAAGTTGTGACGGTGATCTAAGAGTTACAagtgaacaaaaaaatatgtatgtagctGAATTCATCGAGacctaagtaataaattatttacaccCAGTGCGTTATACCTAGGAcacataggtaaataatatatattatcgctaagggctagcacggggcgcatttaaaaAGTGACTTTATAGGCGAAGGTATAACATCCACCATAGAGCAAGCAACGAATTAACATATAAACACTTGAAACCATCACGTCGTCTCACAGATCGTCACGTAATATCTTCAGGTTTTCTCCAGGTATCCTCACCTCATTGGTAGATCTAGCGGTGTTCTTTGGGAGAGGCTCATGAATAGCCGTGGCTTGCGATACTGCCAACATACAATCATTTATTCAACTATCATTTACCTTCCTCAATGTTTTCAAACATGATCTTGACATACTCGTCTCTGTTGTAAGTGCTCTGCATGTGGTAGAAGCCGAGGGTATGGAGCAGCTCGTGCACGATGGTGCCGTGTCTGAAGCAGCCCTTGTACAAGTTGAGCCGTTGCTGGTTGTCGCCGTCTTCGTCGGGCTTGGGCTGGTAGCCCACGTGGGAGAAGCAGCCGCGCTCTGAGCCCTGTGTGTTTTTGTTGTTAGGAACTaggccaataatcatccactgctggacctaggcctctcccaaggagcgccataacactcggtcctcggccgtcctcatccagccactaccggctacccgcctaacgtcgtcggtccagcgggcaggagggcgccccatgctgcgtttgcctgttcgtggtctccactcgagaactcgtccaCCCCCGGAACCCGTTAGGAACTTATTGTATGTAAACGAGTTCGAGTGGAGATAAAAAAAACGGCTAGCATACCGTGAGACGGGATATCAAGCCCGCTGGACCGATGACATTAGACAGGTGGCCGGTACCTCCATATTGGCTGGATGAGAAATTTCGACAATAGCGTCGTGGCGTTTAcgggatgatgatgatgattattgtttatgtaagtactagtTTTTTAAGTAAGGTCAAGGTCCAAATCTACTTTTGAAAATCTAAAATGGATTGAACAACCCGTCATTCTGAACAGCTTTGAAAGTTTGTTGGTTTCCCGACATTAATCTGATTTAAAGAAATTTGAAAAAGATATCCTTATAATCAAACACAATTGGATAATTTGTTACGCTGGCGATGTCTCATTAATCCAATATAGTACGATTCTTACCTGAATCATCAGCGAGTGTTCCTCACTGTGCTTCCTCGGGCGAAATTTGATACACGATTTGTTAGCGATCTCCTTCATTCCATCTTCGATCATTTTCACATGATCTTCCTctgtttgaaataaaatagcaaataagtagataggtacctactatcaTAATACGTTTCGACGAACACTAACTCGGCAAAATATGTTAGTACCCGGATTTCTGATTGGAGATCGATTCAACCATTTCGGAGTTACGTTGCAACAGACAAATACACGTCAAAGTTATGGTAATACCCGGATTTTCCGATTGGAGGGTCGATACCATTGTATCCAATCTGGATGGACTATAATGGACTACAACTAACCGAAGTCATCCTCCACTATACGGTAAACGACGGTACGGTTCGGCCATCGAGTTTCGGCATTCGTGAGTCCGTTTCTAGTAGTTTTAGCTTCGGTGATGCGCCGCAGCTGTTCCGCCGTCAGTATCATATCGCCTTCGAAGTAGTTGCCAAGCTCACCGAGGTCTTTGTCGGCTAGAATTCGAAAACATCTTtcaatatataaatttataacgaATGAATAACGAAGTTTGTACCGATAGGTACACAGTTGGACGATTAAATACTCAAAGGATTCGTTTATTGAAACGTTAACCCATTTCGTAGCTTTTACGCCACAAACATTGACGTCTTGGGTAATAATGGGTTTAAAATAATGCTGTTATATCTTTCAAACAAAGCATAGGGCGCAacaatttataggtacttaccatcATTCATCACAGGCGCCGCTATAGCAGATGCAGCACAAACTAACAATACAATAACCTGATGCATTTCTACGAGTCTCCAACCAATCTGCAGCACTCTTGGCCAACTACTGCTAACTACAGCAAGATACAAGTAGCCCCCTTTTAAATGTTCTGCTAGGTACTCATCAATTGGTTTATCTCTAAACAATACATTTTATCTACGCCCGCTGTGCTCCCGCCGTGAATACATGCACGGCATATTTACGGGTTGTTCTAAAACCCCATAAATGGGTTATGACAGAAGCCATTACCGGTACATATTTGCGCATTTTCGTCCATGTACTATAATTTAGGgtggcttgcacaacaaagttaatcaaaattaaatagtttgtctctttcTCTGACATTATattgtcagagcaagaggtcatagatttaattttgattaactttgttgtgcaaggcACCCTAAATGTATCTTGTTTTTTACTGCATACCTATGTTCgtattttaaaacgaaaatcTGTGTTTTTCTCGGTTAggaaaatacttatttagtCCCGCGGACTATAAGAGCCCCCGATACCGCGACTAAATTTCACTTTCACTACTTGGTTAACCATGTATTAATTACAGGCAACAAAAGACGTACTTTTAGGTATTCAAGTGTCATTGACACCAAATCAAAACCCCTTGAAAAGATTAAATGAAGGATCGCACTATCAATCTTCATACTAACTGCatcaaaatagttaagtatatgtaggtaattgcctacttacctactcttTTGATcagtttcaatttatttaaaaaacattttaaaaagatattttagttattttagtaattcaattttttttataaactaatATGGCTGctcaatttataaatgtaattttcCCATGATACAATTTTAGTATGATTGTTAATACTTTATAGCTATTTTAGTCTAGATATTACAAGGAAGTAAATTATACTTCAAAATATGTTGTAAATAACgtgctatatttattttacaaaataattacaaaaagaTGACACACGCAAAATTTTACTGTACATGCATGCAATTTAGATTTAGCATATAAACTTCATGGTTAactgaataaatttaatatacaataaaatataatataaaaataattataaagtaattttaaaataaggatATAAAATGTAACACAAGTGTCCCAAaacgataaataaaaaatccatctcatacattatggcattcatttcattcaacATAATACTGAATACCCTAATACAACGTAATTGTTGTTGTTATTCAAATAGTATTCGAAAGAAATTAcgtaaattacttttgtaaataaaatataattcgACAAGGTTCTGAATAACAActcatataatatttacatgaCATTTTGCTAGTTTAATGTGACTAAACAAAGTTTGTCTCTACTTTACATGtcaattacaataattataa
It encodes the following:
- the LOC119691300 gene encoding seminal metalloprotease 1, yielding MQIGGRLVEMHQVIVLLVCAAFAIAAPVMNDRCAQILAGKDLGELGYYYEGDMMMTAEQMRRITEAKTTRNGLTDPQSRWPNRTVVYHIVEGDFDEDQVKMIEDGMQDIANKSCIKFRPRKHSEEYSVIIQGSNPGCSSGVGYKPKDDNGVHQNRLNFHNEEKGCFRHGTIVHELLHTLGFHHMQSTYNRDEYVKIVLENIWEECRHNFYKYNSDTVTNFGVEYDYGSVMHYPAKAFSKNGEDTIIVLRENAIIGQRVGMSESDVLKLNRMYCEQRHS
- the LOC119691170 gene encoding seminal metalloprotease 1 encodes the protein MHQHYFKPIITQDVNVCGVKATKWVNVSINESFEYLIVQLCTYRYKLRYSFVINLYIERCFRILADKDLGELGNYFEGDMILTAEQLRRITEAKTTRNGLTNAETRWPNRTVVYRIVEDDFEEDHVKMIEDGMKEIANKSCIKFRPRKHSEEHSLMIQGSERGCFSHVGYQPKPDEDGDNQQRLNLYKGCFRHGTIVHELLHTLGFYHMQSTYNRDEYVKIMFENIEEDHRHNFEKYNNDTVTDFGVEYDYASVMHYPADAFSKNGEDTIIVLMANATIGQRVGMSESDVLKLNRMYCEQRHS